The following are encoded together in the Equus quagga isolate Etosha38 chromosome 15, UCLA_HA_Equagga_1.0, whole genome shotgun sequence genome:
- the LOC124226414 gene encoding MHC class I polypeptide-related sequence B-like isoform X2 translates to MAGTSKRVWTLSDSTGAHSLHYNLTVVSQDGSVQSGFFAEGQLDGQPFLSYDSEKSRAEPQGLWAEAVLGAETWDAETEDLMEKGKDLKMTLADIMALQDQKGGESRDGTRVIGSLFQESLRQTAGTYVFPLIRLGVGVRNGDCGIQHGGSRYSASTGRHGGERGGAAWLEFLTWAGKAEGHREWRSHCSVRADFHFLQEIWGCEIQEDNSSMGLWNFYYDGELFLSYNPKTHGWIVHQSSPQTLAMEIKNAGTQITFKARITVPVCRESFVKDCGDI, encoded by the exons ATGGCTGGAACATCTAAGAGAGTTTGGACTCTGAGTGATTCAACTGG GGCCCACAGTCTTCATTATAACCTCACAGTAGTGTCCCAGGATGGATCTGTGCAATCGGGATTTTTCGCTGAGGGGCAGTTGGATGGTCAGCCCTTCCTGAGCTACGACAGTGAGAAAAGCAGGGCAGAGCCCCAGGGACTCTGGGCAGAAGCTGTCTTGGGAGCTGAGACATGGGACGCAGAGACTGAGGACTtgatggagaaggggaaggaCCTCAAAATGACTCTGGCAGACATCATGGCTCTGCAGGACCAGAAAGGAGGTGAGAGTAGGGATGGGACACGAGTGATAGGAAGCCTTTTCCAGGAAAGTTTGAGGCAGACAGCAGGGACTTATGTCTTTCCACTGATTAGGCTGGGAGTCGGGGTGAGGAATGGGGACTGTGGAATTCAGCACGGAGGCAGCCGTTACTCAGCTAGCACAGGAagacatggaggagagagaggaggggccgCCTGGCTGGAGTTTCTCACTTgggcagggaaggcagagggacaCAGAGAATGGAGAAGTCACTGCTCAGTCAGGGCAGACTTTCACTTCCTCCAGGAGATTTGGGGCTGCGAGATCCAAGAAGACAACAGCTCCATGGGCTTGTGGAATTTCTACTATGATGGGGAACTCTTCCTCTCCTACAACCCAAAGACCCATGGATGGATAGTGCACCAGTCCTCACCTCAAACCCTGGCGATGGAGATCAAGAATGCTGGGACACAGATAACTTTCAAAGCCAGGATTACCGTGCCCGTGTGCAGGGAGAGCTTTGTCAAAGACTGTGGAGATATCTAG
- the LOC124226414 gene encoding uncharacterized protein LOC124226414 isoform X1, protein MFSHFHSPLSIPQFPSPPFPFPTVLYWKSHSCPFAHVHFLHPQDLKKLRAAELFCLTSHAQLFPGSSFIWSPPCPRAHSLHYNLTVVSQDGSVQSGFFAEGQLDGQPFLSYDSEKSRAEPQGLWAEAVLGAETWDAETEDLMEKGKDLKMTLADIMALQDQKGGESRDGTRVIGSLFQESLRQTAGTYVFPLIRLGVGVRNGDCGIQHGGSRYSASTGRHGGERGGAAWLEFLTWAGKAEGHREWRSHCSVRADFHFLQEIWGCEIQEDNSSMGLWNFYYDGELFLSYNPKTHGWIVHQSSPQTLAMEIKNAGTQITFKARITVPVCRESFVKDCGDI, encoded by the coding sequence ATGTTTTCCCATTTCCATTCCCCTCTTTCCATTCCTCAATtcccctcccccccttttccctTTCCTACTGTCCTGTATTGGAAATCTCATTCTTGTCCCTTTGCACATGTGCATTTTCTGCATCCTCAAGACCTCAAGAAGCTCAGGGCAGCTGAGCTTTTCTGTTTAACGTCTCATGCGCAATTATTTCCAGGCAGCAGTTTCATCTGGTCTCCTCCTTGCCCAAGGGCCCACAGTCTTCATTATAACCTCACAGTAGTGTCCCAGGATGGATCTGTGCAATCGGGATTTTTCGCTGAGGGGCAGTTGGATGGTCAGCCCTTCCTGAGCTACGACAGTGAGAAAAGCAGGGCAGAGCCCCAGGGACTCTGGGCAGAAGCTGTCTTGGGAGCTGAGACATGGGACGCAGAGACTGAGGACTtgatggagaaggggaaggaCCTCAAAATGACTCTGGCAGACATCATGGCTCTGCAGGACCAGAAAGGAGGTGAGAGTAGGGATGGGACACGAGTGATAGGAAGCCTTTTCCAGGAAAGTTTGAGGCAGACAGCAGGGACTTATGTCTTTCCACTGATTAGGCTGGGAGTCGGGGTGAGGAATGGGGACTGTGGAATTCAGCACGGAGGCAGCCGTTACTCAGCTAGCACAGGAagacatggaggagagagaggaggggccgCCTGGCTGGAGTTTCTCACTTgggcagggaaggcagagggacaCAGAGAATGGAGAAGTCACTGCTCAGTCAGGGCAGACTTTCACTTCCTCCAGGAGATTTGGGGCTGCGAGATCCAAGAAGACAACAGCTCCATGGGCTTGTGGAATTTCTACTATGATGGGGAACTCTTCCTCTCCTACAACCCAAAGACCCATGGATGGATAGTGCACCAGTCCTCACCTCAAACCCTGGCGATGGAGATCAAGAATGCTGGGACACAGATAACTTTCAAAGCCAGGATTACCGTGCCCGTGTGCAGGGAGAGCTTTGTCAAAGACTGTGGAGATATCTAG
- the LOC124226414 gene encoding MHC class I polypeptide-related sequence B-like isoform X3, translating into MFSHFHSPLSIPQFPSPPFPFPTVLYWKSHSCPFAHVHFLHPQDLKKLRAAELFCLTSHAQLFPGSSFIWSPPCPRAHSLHYNLTVVSQDGSVQSGFFAEGQLDGQPFLSYDSEKSRAEPQGLWAEAVLGAETWDAETEDLMEKGKDLKMTLADIMALQDQKGDPWMDSAPVLTSNPGDGDQECWDTDNFQSQDYRARVQGELCQRLWRYLESWMGFRERTVPSSVNVTRSHDWEGIVTLTCWTFGFFPTSH; encoded by the exons ATGTTTTCCCATTTCCATTCCCCTCTTTCCATTCCTCAATtcccctcccccccttttccctTTCCTACTGTCCTGTATTGGAAATCTCATTCTTGTCCCTTTGCACATGTGCATTTTCTGCATCCTCAAGACCTCAAGAAGCTCAGGGCAGCTGAGCTTTTCTGTTTAACGTCTCATGCGCAATTATTTCCAGGCAGCAGTTTCATCTGGTCTCCTCCTTGCCCAAGGGCCCACAGTCTTCATTATAACCTCACAGTAGTGTCCCAGGATGGATCTGTGCAATCGGGATTTTTCGCTGAGGGGCAGTTGGATGGTCAGCCCTTCCTGAGCTACGACAGTGAGAAAAGCAGGGCAGAGCCCCAGGGACTCTGGGCAGAAGCTGTCTTGGGAGCTGAGACATGGGACGCAGAGACTGAGGACTtgatggagaaggggaaggaCCTCAAAATGACTCTGGCAGACATCATGGCTCTGCAGGACCAGAAAGGAG ACCCATGGATGGATAGTGCACCAGTCCTCACCTCAAACCCTGGCGATGGAGATCAAGAATGCTGGGACACAGATAACTTTCAAAGCCAGGATTACCGTGCCCGTGTGCAGGGAGAGCTTTGTCAAAGACTGTGGAGATATCTAGAATCCTGGATGGGCTTCAGAGAGAGAACAG TGCCCTCATCTGTGAACGTGACCCGCAGCCACGACTGGGAGGGCATAGTCACCCTGACATGCTGGACTTTTGGGTTCTTTCCCACGTCTCACTGA